In a genomic window of bacterium:
- a CDS encoding PDDEXK nuclease domain-containing protein produces MPRNQIATRLRDFSGLVTAIVQIHRQLASQTAKAVNVGLTLRNWFVGRYIQEYERMGEDRARYGAHLLEKLAMRLDRELDRCYTERYLRLCRQLYEDYPQIGKSLISGSGAMTIRKSLISVLPASAACPVSVRQTHSGFSAELMLEALSFTHFVELIKIDDPLKRAFYETECIRGNWSVRELKRQIASLYYERLGLSKNKKKLAHMVRRKAVPVEPAHAVRDPYVFEFLGIKAKEVMGESVLEDSLMDKLQEFLLELGQGFCFEARQKRVLIGGEHFFVDLVFYHRILKCHVLIELKMDDFKHEYLGQLNTYVSWFRAHETAAGDNPPVGILLCTQKNHALVEYALAGMDNRLFVSKYQVELPKKDDIRRFLEEQAEAGSAMERKKGFHCCAHIKK; encoded by the coding sequence ATGCCTCGGAATCAAATCGCCACAAGGCTTAGGGATTTCAGCGGCCTTGTTACGGCTATCGTCCAGATCCATCGGCAGCTGGCGTCCCAGACTGCAAAAGCGGTCAATGTCGGCCTTACGCTTCGGAACTGGTTCGTAGGGAGGTACATTCAGGAATACGAGCGGATGGGTGAGGATCGTGCGCGTTACGGAGCGCATCTCCTCGAAAAGCTTGCGATGCGGCTCGATCGTGAGCTCGATCGGTGCTACACAGAGCGCTACCTGCGCCTCTGCCGCCAGCTCTATGAGGATTATCCGCAGATCGGGAAATCGCTGATTTCCGGGTCAGGGGCCATGACAATCCGGAAATCGCTGATTTCCGTTTTGCCGGCCTCGGCTGCCTGTCCGGTGTCTGTACGGCAGACTCATTCGGGTTTTTCTGCAGAACTGATGCTGGAAGCGCTCTCCTTCACCCATTTCGTCGAACTGATCAAAATTGACGATCCCCTCAAACGCGCTTTCTACGAGACAGAATGCATTCGCGGAAACTGGTCTGTCCGCGAGCTCAAGCGTCAGATCGCAAGCCTCTACTACGAGCGGCTGGGCCTTTCGAAGAACAAGAAGAAGCTCGCGCATATGGTGCGGCGCAAGGCTGTGCCGGTTGAACCTGCGCATGCCGTTCGGGATCCCTATGTCTTCGAATTTCTGGGCATCAAGGCGAAGGAAGTCATGGGCGAATCCGTTCTCGAGGATTCGCTCATGGACAAACTGCAGGAGTTCCTGCTCGAGCTTGGCCAAGGCTTCTGCTTCGAGGCACGCCAGAAGCGGGTGCTGATCGGCGGCGAGCACTTCTTCGTGGACCTCGTCTTCTACCACCGCATCCTCAAGTGCCATGTGCTCATCGAGCTCAAGATGGACGACTTCAAACATGAGTATTTGGGTCAGCTCAATACCTACGTTAGCTGGTTCCGGGCACATGAGACTGCTGCGGGCGATAACCCGCCTGTGGGCATCCTGCTCTGCACGCAAAAAAATCACGCGCTGGTCGAGTACGCGCTGGCCGGAATGGACAACCGCCTCTTTGTCTCCAAATACCAGGTCGAGCTGCCGAAGAAGGATGATATCCGCCGGTTCCTGGAGGAACAGGCCGAGGCCGGTTCGGCCATGGAAAGAAAAAAAGGGTTCCACTGCTGCGCCCATATAAAAAAGTGA
- a CDS encoding HEAT repeat domain-containing protein has product MIELNAKLADRIIEAYADLDELTQEECRELFQGPSDSCACLSRLLQGDGNVLTGRGKTRYIGVVEDDAYVLEDAFPEAEEFRSSLSGEDGARALHARVKNLIGPDYLGNSDPAIRVKTVQALGEMGSLARDARPALVVALQDENRDVREWTADALGKVGLDDPAVFALIAALEVNDAWLCQWVANAFSYGRNQPDLSSGAKEKETSAMIEAMERDWPVIPIDTDAGRDCKCEAAQALGGLGIATPEVVDTLIEALGHNDSKLRAYAAIALGDIGHAMPEKIVPALIKRLKREGDRSVRSDIIGSLGKIGPATEEVVPTLMRTLKVDKNWWVRMRAAEVLGDMSPLTPGVVTELIKALIRLLKEREIQFRKMKISLEDIFYDRTGLAFLDFADRGLVMSYWDAIDELNDVCCHAGPEAVPVLMELSKDGNPIVRKWADHALREIGHESITP; this is encoded by the coding sequence ATGATCGAATTGAATGCCAAGTTGGCTGATCGCATCATCGAAGCGTACGCAGACCTCGATGAGCTGACCCAGGAGGAGTGCAGAGAACTGTTCCAGGGTCCGTCTGATAGTTGCGCATGCTTGAGTCGTTTGCTCCAAGGCGATGGAAACGTGCTGACCGGCCGGGGCAAAACGCGATATATCGGGGTAGTGGAAGATGACGCTTACGTGCTTGAGGACGCGTTTCCGGAAGCGGAGGAGTTCAGGTCTTCGCTTTCAGGCGAAGATGGTGCAAGGGCCCTGCACGCCAGGGTCAAGAACCTCATCGGTCCCGATTATCTCGGCAATTCAGATCCCGCCATACGAGTGAAAACGGTCCAGGCGTTGGGCGAGATGGGTTCTCTGGCAAGAGATGCGCGCCCCGCGCTTGTAGTGGCCCTTCAGGACGAGAACCGTGATGTCCGGGAGTGGACTGCCGATGCACTGGGAAAGGTCGGACTGGATGATCCAGCGGTCTTTGCACTGATTGCAGCGCTCGAAGTCAACGATGCCTGGTTGTGCCAGTGGGTGGCAAATGCATTTTCATATGGCCGTAACCAGCCCGATCTCAGCAGTGGGGCAAAGGAAAAAGAGACGTCAGCGATGATAGAGGCCATGGAAAGAGACTGGCCTGTCATACCTATAGACACGGATGCTGGAAGAGACTGTAAATGTGAGGCTGCCCAGGCGCTGGGCGGACTCGGCATTGCGACGCCGGAGGTGGTTGATACCCTGATCGAGGCGCTCGGGCACAATGATTCGAAGTTGCGCGCCTACGCTGCGATAGCATTGGGCGATATCGGCCATGCCATGCCGGAGAAGATTGTGCCTGCTCTTATAAAGAGGCTGAAGAGAGAGGGTGATCGCTCTGTTCGTAGTGACATCATAGGTTCATTGGGCAAGATCGGCCCCGCGACAGAGGAAGTGGTGCCGACGCTGATGAGGACATTGAAGGTGGACAAGAATTGGTGGGTTCGCATGCGCGCCGCCGAGGTGCTGGGCGACATGAGTCCTCTGACACCCGGTGTCGTCACTGAGCTGATCAAGGCGCTGATCAGACTGTTGAAGGAGAGGGAAATCCAGTTCAGGAAGATGAAGATCAGTTTGGAAGACATATTCTATGACAGGACCGGCCTGGCCTTCCTGGACTTTGCTGATCGCGGCCTTGTCATGAGTTACTGGGATGCCATCGATGAACTCAATGATGTCTGCTGTCATGCCGGCCCTGAGGCGGTTCCAGTGCTGATGGAGCTGTCGAAGGACGGTAATCCCATCGTGCGTAAATGGGCTGACCATGCGCTACGCGAGATCGGTCATGAGTCAATAACCCCCTAA
- the aspS gene encoding aspartate--tRNA ligase gives MRRRTHTCGELRASDEGKKVVLQGWVGGRRDLGGLVFVGLRDRFGVTQVVINPKTAPADAVKAAEGLRYEFVIEIEGSVTKRPEGQANRDMVTGEIEVNVESLVILNPAATPPFLVEDGTDASEDTRLKYRYLDLRRPRLQQILALRHKTAQAIRRYMSEQGFMEIETPCLTKSTPEGARDYLVPSRIHAGKFYALPQSPQIFKQLLMVAGCDRYFQIVKCFRDEDLRADRQPEFTQVDVEASFIDRDMILSTMEGLMAAVFSEVRGWKVKLPLERMTYERAITVYGSDRPDRRMPMELCDLTAAFRGAGFKAFASIVESGGTVRGLNAGKHEISRKDIDELEGVAKAHGARGLAWMKLAGSAWTGTVAKFLSDQEKAAVAAASGLKDGETLFMVAGEHRDSACMALGAVRLALGRKLKILDETKLDIFWVVDFPLLEWNGDEHRHVAVHHPFTAPHPEDIGLLDTEPGKARSLAYDIVVNGSEVGGGSIRIHDSALQSKIFNVLGIKEEEARQKFGFLLEALSFGAPPHGGLALGLDRLVMLLAGTDSIRDVIAFPKTASASDLMSDAPNEISQAQLDELGLTLKK, from the coding sequence ATGAGAAGACGCACTCACACATGCGGTGAACTCAGGGCCTCTGACGAGGGAAAGAAGGTCGTGCTCCAGGGATGGGTCGGCGGCAGGCGCGACCTGGGCGGGCTGGTATTCGTGGGCCTTCGCGACAGGTTCGGCGTCACACAGGTCGTCATCAATCCCAAGACAGCGCCGGCCGATGCGGTCAAGGCGGCCGAGGGTCTGCGCTACGAGTTCGTTATCGAGATCGAGGGCAGCGTGACGAAGCGGCCAGAGGGTCAGGCCAATCGCGACATGGTGACAGGCGAGATCGAGGTGAACGTGGAGTCGCTCGTCATCCTCAATCCCGCAGCCACGCCGCCGTTCCTCGTGGAGGACGGCACGGACGCATCCGAGGACACGAGGCTCAAATATCGCTACCTGGATTTGCGGAGGCCGAGGCTGCAGCAGATTTTGGCGCTCCGCCACAAGACCGCGCAGGCAATCCGTCGCTACATGTCTGAGCAGGGCTTCATGGAGATAGAGACCCCCTGTCTCACGAAGAGCACGCCCGAGGGCGCGCGCGATTACCTCGTGCCCTCGCGCATCCACGCAGGCAAATTCTACGCGCTGCCGCAGAGCCCCCAGATATTCAAGCAGCTTCTCATGGTGGCGGGCTGCGATCGCTACTTCCAGATCGTGAAGTGCTTCCGCGACGAGGATTTGAGGGCCGACCGTCAACCCGAGTTCACGCAGGTGGATGTGGAGGCCAGCTTCATCGACCGCGACATGATCCTATCCACGATGGAAGGGCTCATGGCCGCAGTTTTCAGCGAGGTGCGCGGCTGGAAGGTGAAACTTCCGCTTGAGAGGATGACGTACGAGCGCGCGATCACGGTATACGGGAGCGACAGGCCTGACCGCAGGATGCCGATGGAGCTCTGCGATCTCACCGCGGCGTTTCGCGGCGCGGGATTCAAGGCGTTCGCCTCCATCGTGGAGAGCGGCGGCACGGTGCGGGGTTTGAACGCAGGAAAGCACGAGATCTCGCGCAAGGACATAGACGAGCTGGAGGGCGTGGCAAAGGCGCACGGCGCCCGGGGGCTCGCGTGGATGAAGCTCGCGGGCAGCGCGTGGACAGGCACTGTGGCCAAGTTTCTCTCCGACCAGGAGAAGGCCGCGGTTGCCGCAGCTTCCGGCCTCAAGGACGGCGAGACGCTCTTCATGGTGGCCGGCGAGCATCGCGATTCTGCCTGCATGGCGCTCGGCGCGGTGAGGCTAGCCCTCGGCCGCAAACTCAAGATCCTGGACGAGACGAAACTCGATATATTCTGGGTCGTGGACTTCCCGCTGTTGGAGTGGAACGGCGACGAGCACAGGCACGTGGCCGTGCATCACCCGTTCACTGCGCCGCATCCGGAAGACATCGGGCTCCTCGACACGGAGCCCGGCAAGGCGCGCTCGCTTGCCTATGACATCGTGGTCAACGGCTCAGAGGTCGGCGGGGGCTCGATCAGGATCCACGACAGCGCGCTGCAGTCGAAGATATTCAACGTGCTCGGCATCAAGGAGGAGGAGGCGAGGCAGAAGTTCGGCTTCCTGCTTGAGGCGCTCTCGTTCGGCGCGCCGCCGCACGGCGGTCTGGCGCTCGGGCTGGACAGGCTCGTCATGCTGCTTGCCGGCACCGACTCCATCCGCGACGTGATCGCGTTCCCCAAGACCGCCTCGGCCTCGGACCTCATGTCCGACGCGCCAAATGAAATCTCCCAAGCGCAGCTGGACGAACTGGGACTTACGCTCAAAAAATAA
- the hisS gene encoding histidine--tRNA ligase, producing MSHAPKKFQAIKGMSDILPPDSRLWQHVESAARRIFENYGYDEIRTPIAEPTELFRRGVGETTSIVEKEMYSFEDQGGDSITLRPEGTASVVRAYIDSGAAASDPVAGYYYMGPMFRRERPQKGRQRQFHQIGVELLGVKGPLADAEVIAMFSQFLAEVNAPSITLEINSLGCPACRPAYDKALLDYLHKHKSAVCADCIRRIERNPMRALDCKNESCRHLMAKAPVLPDFWCAECVTHFDEVKRELKLLKLDYKENPRIVRGLDYYMRTAFEFTTDKLGAQSAVAAGGRYDGLVRALGGPPDVAGVGCALGVERLILLLKEHGEEVKSPPIFFAMLGEAAREKMLPVMQDLRRAGVRVEWDYSARSLKSQMRRADKKGACAVVIVGDDEVARGEVTVKEMKSGEQKNVKLSELPRHFIRVNE from the coding sequence ATGAGTCATGCGCCCAAAAAGTTCCAAGCCATCAAGGGGATGAGCGATATCCTCCCCCCTGATTCCAGGCTTTGGCAGCACGTCGAGTCCGCGGCCAGGCGCATCTTCGAGAACTATGGGTATGACGAGATCCGCACGCCGATAGCCGAGCCTACGGAACTCTTCCGTCGCGGCGTGGGCGAGACCACTTCGATCGTGGAGAAGGAGATGTACTCGTTCGAGGACCAGGGCGGCGACTCGATAACGCTCCGCCCCGAGGGCACGGCCTCGGTGGTTCGGGCCTACATCGATTCCGGCGCCGCTGCCTCGGATCCCGTGGCCGGCTACTACTACATGGGCCCCATGTTCCGAAGGGAGAGGCCCCAGAAGGGCAGGCAGCGCCAGTTCCACCAGATAGGCGTGGAACTCCTGGGCGTGAAAGGTCCGCTCGCAGACGCAGAGGTCATCGCGATGTTCTCGCAGTTCCTCGCCGAGGTGAATGCCCCGTCGATCACGCTCGAGATAAATTCGCTCGGCTGTCCTGCTTGCAGGCCGGCCTATGACAAGGCGCTGCTGGATTATCTTCACAAGCACAAGAGCGCCGTATGCGCGGATTGCATACGCCGCATAGAGCGCAATCCCATGCGTGCGCTCGACTGCAAGAACGAATCGTGCAGGCATCTCATGGCAAAGGCGCCAGTCCTTCCGGACTTCTGGTGCGCGGAATGCGTCACACACTTTGACGAGGTGAAGCGCGAACTCAAACTCCTCAAGCTCGATTACAAGGAGAACCCGCGCATAGTCCGAGGGCTCGACTACTACATGCGCACCGCGTTCGAGTTCACCACGGACAAGCTCGGCGCGCAGAGCGCGGTGGCGGCCGGCGGCCGCTACGACGGGCTGGTCCGCGCGTTGGGCGGCCCCCCGGACGTGGCCGGGGTCGGATGCGCGCTTGGCGTGGAGAGGCTCATACTCCTGCTCAAGGAGCACGGTGAAGAGGTAAAATCTCCGCCAATATTCTTCGCAATGCTGGGGGAGGCGGCGCGGGAGAAGATGCTGCCCGTGATGCAGGACTTAAGGCGCGCAGGGGTCAGGGTCGAGTGGGACTATTCCGCGCGCTCGCTCAAATCCCAGATGCGCCGAGCGGACAAGAAGGGCGCCTGCGCCGTGGTGATAGTGGGCGACGACGAGGTGGCGAGGGGCGAGGTGACGGTCAAGGAGATGAAGAGCGGCGAGCAGAAAAACGTGAAGCTCTCCGAGCTGCCGAGGCATTTCATAAGGGTGAACGAATAG